Proteins from a single region of Bos javanicus breed banteng chromosome 7, ARS-OSU_banteng_1.0, whole genome shotgun sequence:
- the LOC133251931 gene encoding RNA-binding protein with serine-rich domain 1-like gives MAPPPTRCKENSDEQSRDPSTDKAGPKESREKYCGRARTRKWSSASSGSSSSRSSSSSRSPSSCSTSSGSSSGSSSPSASSRSVRSSTSCSSSSSSSSSPGSLKPSWHRRGKRQRSHSKQPERDEKEGRRHSPSPKPTKLHIARLTRNVTKDHIREIFSTFGRVRVIDMPVERMHPGLSDAYVEFETPDGAEKALKHMDGGQIDGQEIRATAVPPLRRLSPHRRMRSPPPRWRRSPSQRRRRSPSPWLRSQKRWRPRFPRRPLPRSRSSSSSSKR, from the coding sequence ATGGCACCTCCTCCTACCAGATGCAAAGAGAACTCTGATGAGCAGTCCAGGGATCCCTCTACAGATAAAGCCGGCCCGAAGGAGTCACGCGAGAAGTACTGTGGCAGGGCTAGAACTCGAAAGTGGAGCAGCGCTTCCAGTGGTAGCAGCAGCTCCAGGTCTAGCAGCAGCTCCAGGTCTCCGTCCAGCTGTAGCACCAGCTCGGGCTCCAGCAGCGGCTCCAGCTCACCTTCAGCATCCAGCCGCTCAGTACGTTCCAGCACGTCCtgcagctccagctccagctccagcagctCCCCTGGCTCTTTGAAGCCTTCCTGGCATAGAAGAGGCAAGAGACAGCGGTCTCACTCCAAACAACCCGAAAGGGAtgaaaaggaagggagaaggcaCAGCCCTTCCCCTAAACCCACCAAGCTGCACATCGCGAGACTCACCAGGAACGTGACCAAGGACCACATCCGGGAGATATTCTCCACCTTCGGGAGAGTTAGAGTGATTGACATGCCTGTAGAGAGGATGCACCCCGGTCTGTCTGATGCTTATGTGGAGTTCGAGACTCCAGACGGAGCTGAGAAGGCGCTGAAGCACATGGATGGAGGACAAATTGACGGCCAGGAGATCAGGGCCACCGCTGTGCCACCCCTCAGGCGACTCAGCCCTCACAGGAGAATGCGTTCACCGCCCCCCAGGTGGCGCAGGTCACCCtcacagaggaggagaaggtCACCTTCCCCTTGGCTCAGGTCCCAGAAGCGCTGGCGACCCCGCTTCCctcgccgccccctcccccggagccgctccagctccagctcctccAAAAGGTGA